From a region of the Lepus europaeus isolate LE1 chromosome 17, mLepTim1.pri, whole genome shotgun sequence genome:
- the MFSD13A gene encoding transmembrane protein 180 isoform X1, with translation MGLPHPQAWLLGLPTAVVYGSLALFTSILHNVFLLYYVDTFVSVYKINKVAFWVGETVFLLWNSLNDPLFGWLSDRKFLSSQPGSGTGLSSRAVVLARVRALGWHGPLLALSFLAFWVHWAPAGLQFLLCLCLYDGFLTLVDLHHHALLADLALSAHDRTHLNFYCSLFSAAGSLSVFASYPFWNKEDFSSFRAFCVALAAGSGLGFLGATRLLRRRVEVARREPGCSALAVDGGQCEEELLVGAEEAGSITLGQYLRQLARHQNFLWFVGMDLVQVFHCHFNSNFFPLFLEHLLSDQISLSTGSFLLGISYVAPHLNNLYFLPLCRRWGVYAVVRGLFLLKLGLSLLMLAAGPDHPGLLCFFIARYAPAPPGPCTPPRPFIPPALPTGSNRVFTEGTCKLLTLVVTDLVDEDLVLNHRKQAASALLFGMVALVTKPGQTFAPLLGTWLLCFYTGHDLFQQPPMTPVGSAHPWPEPPAPAPARAPALRQGCFYLLVLVPITCALLQLLTWSQFTLHGRRLHMVKAQRQNLAQAQSLDVKTV, from the exons aTGGGGCTGCCTCATCCCCAGGCCTGGTTGTTGGGCCTCCCCACGGCAGTGGTCTATGGCTCCCTGGCCCTCTTCACCTCCATCCTGCACAATGTGTTCCTGCTCTACTACGTGGACACCTTTGTTTCCGTGTACAAGATCAACAAAGTGGCCTTCTGGGTCGGAGAG ACGGTGTTTCTGCTCTGGAACAGCCTCAACGACCCCCTCTTCGGCTGGCTCAGTGACCGCAAGTTCCTCAGCTCCCAGCCCGG GTCAGGCACTGGGCTCTCCTCGAGGGCCGTGGTGCTGGCCCGGGTTCGGGCGCTGGGCTGGCACGGGCCGCTGCTGGCGCTGTCCTTCCTGGCATTCTGGGTGCACTGGGCCCCAGCCGGCCTGCAGTTCTTGCTGTGCCTGTGCCTCTATGACGGCTTCCTGACGCTCGTGGACCTGCACCATCACGCCTTGCTGGCTGACCTGGCCCTGTCGGCCCACGACCGCACCCACCTCAACTTCTACTGCTCCCTCTTCAGCGCGGctggctccctctctgtcttcgcCTCCTACCCCTTCTGGAACAAGGAGGACTTCTCCTCCTTCCGTGCCTTCTGTGTGGCACTGGCTGCCGGCTCTGGGCTGGGCTTTCTAGGGGCCACACGACTGCTGAGGCGGCGGGTCGAAGTGGCCAGAAGGGAGCCAgggtgctcagccctggctgtggacgGCGG CCAGtgtgaagaggagctgctggtggGCGCTGAAGAAGCGGGCAGCATCACCTTGGGCCAGTACCTCCGGCAGCTGGCACGCCACCAAAACTTCCTGTGGTTCGTGGGCATGGACCTGGTGCAG GTCTTCCACTGCCACTTCAACAGCAACTTCTTCCCCCTCTTCCTGGAGCATCTGTTGTCGGACCAAATCTCCCTCTCCACCGGCTCCTTCCTGTTGG GCATCTCCTATGTCGCTCCCCATCTCAACAACCTCTACTTCCTGCCCCTGTGCCGTCGCTGGGGCGTCTACGCCGTGGTGCGGGGGCTCTTCCTCCTCAAGCTGGGCCTCAGCCTGCTCATGCTGGCGGCGGGCCCGGACCACCCGGGCCTGCTCTGCTTCTTCATCGCCAGGTAtgcccctgccccgcccgggccctgcaccccaccccgcCCTTTCATCCCGCCTGCTCTCCCTACTGGCAGCAACCGCGTCTTCACTGAGGGCACCTGCAAGCTGCTGACCCTGGTGGTCACGGACCTGGTAGACGAGGACCTGGTATTGAACCACCGCAAGCAGGCGGCCTCAGCGCTCCTCTTTGGCATGGTCGCCCTGGTGACCAAACCAGGCCAGACTTTCGCTCCACTCCTGGgcacctggctactctgcttctataCAG GTCATGATCTCTTCCAGCAGCCCCCAATGACCCCAGTGGGGAGTGCCCACCCCTggccagagcccccagccccagccccggcgcgGGCCCCAGCGCTCCGCCAGGGCTGCTTCTACCTATTGGTGCTGGTGCCCATCACCTGTGCACTGCTGCAGCTCCTCACCTGGTCTCAGTTCACGCTGCACGGGAGACGCCTGCACATGGTCAAGGCCCAGCGCCAGAACCTGGCTCAGGCTCAAAGCTTGGATGTTAAGACGGTGTGA
- the C17H10orf95 gene encoding uncharacterized protein C10orf95 homolog yields MYSYWCSPLSGEGVWPLPQPSTYTYLPAPPLLPPIQAHNFCSRPRSLGAGEWAAPREYHFFYGTTAPPWWVVPAAYATALPPPLPPAAGVLGPSLQAPAAAGPAAAAEPWEPWPDGGSLQAELRWGRVERVRGPRLQLPHFVRRELRRVYGTYPRTDVRVTYRRGEFLLQAAPRVPEPEYHVERRVVRRPASGDSGDSGLAGEAQRLGRSKRKKGLS; encoded by the coding sequence ATGTACTCCTACTGGTGCAGCCCGCTGTCTGGGGAGGGCGTCTGGCCACTGCCGCAGCCGAGCACCTACACCTACCTGCCCGCCCCGCCGCTGCTGCCCCCCATCCAGGCGCACAACTTCTGCAGCCGGCCCCGGAGCCTGGGCGCGGGCGAGTGGGCGGCCCCGCGGGAATACCACTTCTTCTACGGCACCACCGCGCCGCCCTGGTGGGTGGTCCCTGCCGCctacgccacagccctgcccccgccGCTGCCACCCGCCGCCGGCGTCCTGGGGCCGTCGCTGCAGGCGCCCGCCGCGGCCGGGCCAGCGGCGGCGGCTGAGCCCTGGGAGCCGTGGCCCGATGGGGGCAGCCTCCAGGCCGAGCTGCGCTGGGGCCGCGTGGAGCGCGTGCGGGGCCCGCgcctccagctgccccacttcgtGCGCCGGGAGCTGCGGCGCGTGTACGGCACGTACCCACGCACCGACGTGCGCGTCACCTACCGCCGCGGCGAGTTCCTGCTGCAGGCGGCGCCGCGCGTCCCGGAGCCCGAGTACCACGTGGAGAGgcgcgtggtgcgccggccggccAGCGGTGACAGCGGCGACAGCGGCCTGGCCGGGGAAGCCCAGCGGCTCGGCCGCTCCAAGAGGAAGAAAGGCCTGAGCTGA
- the MFSD13A gene encoding transmembrane protein 180 isoform X3, with translation MGLPHPQAWLLGLPTAVVYGSLALFTSILHNVFLLYYVDTFVSVYKINKVAFWVGETVFLLWNSLNDPLFGWLSDRKFLSSQPGSGTGLSSRAVVLARVRALGWHGPLLALSFLAFWVHWAPAGLQFLLCLCLYDGFLTLVDLHHHALLADLALSAHDRTHLNFYCSLFSAAGSLSVFASYPFWNKEDFSSFRAFCVALAAGSGLGFLGATRLLRRRVEVARREPGCSALAVDGGQCEEELLVGAEEAGSITLGQYLRQLARHQNFLWFVGMDLVQVFHCHFNSNFFPLFLEHLLSDQISLSTGSFLLGISYVAPHLNNLYFLPLCRRWGVYAVVRGLFLLKLGLSLLMLAAGPDHPGLLCFFIARYAPAPPGPCTPPRPFIPPALPTGSNRVFTEGTCKLLTLVVTDLVDEDLVLNHRKQAASALLFGMVALVTKPGQTFAPLLGTWLLCFYTGRVDRETERKVFLFAVGSPSNGCCGRRTVLI, from the exons aTGGGGCTGCCTCATCCCCAGGCCTGGTTGTTGGGCCTCCCCACGGCAGTGGTCTATGGCTCCCTGGCCCTCTTCACCTCCATCCTGCACAATGTGTTCCTGCTCTACTACGTGGACACCTTTGTTTCCGTGTACAAGATCAACAAAGTGGCCTTCTGGGTCGGAGAG ACGGTGTTTCTGCTCTGGAACAGCCTCAACGACCCCCTCTTCGGCTGGCTCAGTGACCGCAAGTTCCTCAGCTCCCAGCCCGG GTCAGGCACTGGGCTCTCCTCGAGGGCCGTGGTGCTGGCCCGGGTTCGGGCGCTGGGCTGGCACGGGCCGCTGCTGGCGCTGTCCTTCCTGGCATTCTGGGTGCACTGGGCCCCAGCCGGCCTGCAGTTCTTGCTGTGCCTGTGCCTCTATGACGGCTTCCTGACGCTCGTGGACCTGCACCATCACGCCTTGCTGGCTGACCTGGCCCTGTCGGCCCACGACCGCACCCACCTCAACTTCTACTGCTCCCTCTTCAGCGCGGctggctccctctctgtcttcgcCTCCTACCCCTTCTGGAACAAGGAGGACTTCTCCTCCTTCCGTGCCTTCTGTGTGGCACTGGCTGCCGGCTCTGGGCTGGGCTTTCTAGGGGCCACACGACTGCTGAGGCGGCGGGTCGAAGTGGCCAGAAGGGAGCCAgggtgctcagccctggctgtggacgGCGG CCAGtgtgaagaggagctgctggtggGCGCTGAAGAAGCGGGCAGCATCACCTTGGGCCAGTACCTCCGGCAGCTGGCACGCCACCAAAACTTCCTGTGGTTCGTGGGCATGGACCTGGTGCAG GTCTTCCACTGCCACTTCAACAGCAACTTCTTCCCCCTCTTCCTGGAGCATCTGTTGTCGGACCAAATCTCCCTCTCCACCGGCTCCTTCCTGTTGG GCATCTCCTATGTCGCTCCCCATCTCAACAACCTCTACTTCCTGCCCCTGTGCCGTCGCTGGGGCGTCTACGCCGTGGTGCGGGGGCTCTTCCTCCTCAAGCTGGGCCTCAGCCTGCTCATGCTGGCGGCGGGCCCGGACCACCCGGGCCTGCTCTGCTTCTTCATCGCCAGGTAtgcccctgccccgcccgggccctgcaccccaccccgcCCTTTCATCCCGCCTGCTCTCCCTACTGGCAGCAACCGCGTCTTCACTGAGGGCACCTGCAAGCTGCTGACCCTGGTGGTCACGGACCTGGTAGACGAGGACCTGGTATTGAACCACCGCAAGCAGGCGGCCTCAGCGCTCCTCTTTGGCATGGTCGCCCTGGTGACCAAACCAGGCCAGACTTTCGCTCCACTCCTGGgcacctggctactctgcttctataCAG gcagagtggatagagagacagagagaaaggtcttcctttttgccgttggttcaccctccaatggctgctgcggccggcgcactgtgctgatctga
- the ACTR1A gene encoding alpha-centractin, whose amino-acid sequence MESYDVIANQPVVIDNGSGVIKAGFAGDQIPKYCFPNYVGRPKHVRVMAGALEGDIFIGPKAEEHRGLLSIRYPMEHGIVKDWNDMERIWQYVYSKDQLQTFSEEHPVLLTEAPLNPRKNRERAAEVFFETFNVPALFISMQAVLSLYATGRTTGVVLDSGDGVTHAVPIYEGFAMPHSIMRIDIAGRDVSRFLRLYLRKEGYDFHSSSEFEIVKAIKERACYLSINPQKDETLETEKAQYYLPDGSTIEIGPSRFRAPELLFRPDLIGEESEGIHEVLVFAIQKSDMDLRRTLFSNIVLSGGSTLFKGFGDRLLSEVKKLAPKDVKIRISAPQERLYSTWIGGSILASLDTFKKMWVSKKEYEEDGARSIHRKTF is encoded by the exons ATGGAGTCCTACGATGTGATCGCCAATCAGCCCGTTGTGATCGACAAT gGATCCGGTGTGATTAAAGCTGGTTTTGCTGGTGATCAGATCCCCAAATACTGCTTTCCAAACTA TGTGGGCAGACCCAAGCACGTTCGGGTCATGGCAGGAGCCCTGGAAGGCGACATTTTCATTGGCCCCAAAGCCGAG GAGCACCGAGGGCTGCTCTCAATCCGCTACCCCATGGAGCACGGCATTGTCAAGGACTGGAACGACATGGAGCGCATCTGGCAATATGTCTACTCTAAGGACCAGCTGCAGACTTTCTCAGAGGAG CATCCTGTGCTCCTGACTGAGGCGCCGCTAAACCCTCGGAAAAACCGGGAGCGAGCTGCCGAAGTTTTCTTCGAGACCTTCAACGTGCCGGCTCTTTTCATCTCCATGCAAGCTGTGCTCAGCCT TTACGCCACTGGCAGGACCACAGGCGTGGTGCTGGACTCTGGGGATGGTGTCACTCACGCTGTGCCCATTTACGAGGGCTTCGCCATGCCCCACTCTATCATGCGCATCGACATCGCTGGCCGAGACGTCTCTCGCTTCCTTCGCCTCTACCTGCGTAAGGAGGGCTACGATTTCCATTCATCCTCCGAGTTTGAGATCGtaaaggccatcaaagaa AGGGCTTGCTACCTGTCCATAAACCCCCAGAAGGATGAGACACTGGAGACAGAGAAGGCTCAGTACTACCTGCCTGATGGCAGCACCATTGAG ATTGGTCCTTCTCGGTTCCGGGCCCCTGAGCTGCTGTTCAGGCCAGACTTGATTGGTGAAGAGAGCGAGGGAATCCACGAGGTCCTGGTGTTTGCCATCCAGAAGTCTGACATGGACCTGCGGCGCACGCTGTTCTCCAACATTGTCCTCTCGGGGGGCTCCACCCTGTTCAAAG GTTTTGGTGACAGACTACTGAGTGAGGTGAAGAAGCTGGCTCCAAAAGATGTGAAGATCAGG ATATCTGCACCTCAGGAGAGGCTGTACTCCACGTGGATTGG GGGCTCTATCCTTGCCTCCCTGGACACCTTTAAGAAGATGTGGGTCTCTAAGAAGGAGTATGAGGAAGACGGTGCGCGGTCCATCCACAGGAAGACCTTCTAA
- the MFSD13A gene encoding transmembrane protein 180 isoform X4 — MGLPHPQAWLLGLPTAVVYGSLALFTSILHNVFLLYYVDTFVSVYKINKVAFWVGETVFLLWNSLNDPLFGWLSDRKFLSSQPGAAGSLSVFASYPFWNKEDFSSFRAFCVALAAGSGLGFLGATRLLRRRVEVARREPGCSALAVDGGQCEEELLVGAEEAGSITLGQYLRQLARHQNFLWFVGMDLVQVFHCHFNSNFFPLFLEHLLSDQISLSTGSFLLGISYVAPHLNNLYFLPLCRRWGVYAVVRGLFLLKLGLSLLMLAAGPDHPGLLCFFIARYAPAPPGPCTPPRPFIPPALPTGSNRVFTEGTCKLLTLVVTDLVDEDLVLNHRKQAASALLFGMVALVTKPGQTFAPLLGTWLLCFYTGHDLFQQPPMTPVGSAHPWPEPPAPAPARAPALRQGCFYLLVLVPITCALLQLLTWSQFTLHGRRLHMVKAQRQNLAQAQSLDVKTV, encoded by the exons aTGGGGCTGCCTCATCCCCAGGCCTGGTTGTTGGGCCTCCCCACGGCAGTGGTCTATGGCTCCCTGGCCCTCTTCACCTCCATCCTGCACAATGTGTTCCTGCTCTACTACGTGGACACCTTTGTTTCCGTGTACAAGATCAACAAAGTGGCCTTCTGGGTCGGAGAG ACGGTGTTTCTGCTCTGGAACAGCCTCAACGACCCCCTCTTCGGCTGGCTCAGTGACCGCAAGTTCCTCAGCTCCCAGCCCGG CGCGGctggctccctctctgtcttcgcCTCCTACCCCTTCTGGAACAAGGAGGACTTCTCCTCCTTCCGTGCCTTCTGTGTGGCACTGGCTGCCGGCTCTGGGCTGGGCTTTCTAGGGGCCACACGACTGCTGAGGCGGCGGGTCGAAGTGGCCAGAAGGGAGCCAgggtgctcagccctggctgtggacgGCGG CCAGtgtgaagaggagctgctggtggGCGCTGAAGAAGCGGGCAGCATCACCTTGGGCCAGTACCTCCGGCAGCTGGCACGCCACCAAAACTTCCTGTGGTTCGTGGGCATGGACCTGGTGCAG GTCTTCCACTGCCACTTCAACAGCAACTTCTTCCCCCTCTTCCTGGAGCATCTGTTGTCGGACCAAATCTCCCTCTCCACCGGCTCCTTCCTGTTGG GCATCTCCTATGTCGCTCCCCATCTCAACAACCTCTACTTCCTGCCCCTGTGCCGTCGCTGGGGCGTCTACGCCGTGGTGCGGGGGCTCTTCCTCCTCAAGCTGGGCCTCAGCCTGCTCATGCTGGCGGCGGGCCCGGACCACCCGGGCCTGCTCTGCTTCTTCATCGCCAGGTAtgcccctgccccgcccgggccctgcaccccaccccgcCCTTTCATCCCGCCTGCTCTCCCTACTGGCAGCAACCGCGTCTTCACTGAGGGCACCTGCAAGCTGCTGACCCTGGTGGTCACGGACCTGGTAGACGAGGACCTGGTATTGAACCACCGCAAGCAGGCGGCCTCAGCGCTCCTCTTTGGCATGGTCGCCCTGGTGACCAAACCAGGCCAGACTTTCGCTCCACTCCTGGgcacctggctactctgcttctataCAG GTCATGATCTCTTCCAGCAGCCCCCAATGACCCCAGTGGGGAGTGCCCACCCCTggccagagcccccagccccagccccggcgcgGGCCCCAGCGCTCCGCCAGGGCTGCTTCTACCTATTGGTGCTGGTGCCCATCACCTGTGCACTGCTGCAGCTCCTCACCTGGTCTCAGTTCACGCTGCACGGGAGACGCCTGCACATGGTCAAGGCCCAGCGCCAGAACCTGGCTCAGGCTCAAAGCTTGGATGTTAAGACGGTGTGA
- the MFSD13A gene encoding transmembrane protein 180 isoform X2, which produces MGLPHPQAWLLGLPTAVVYGSLALFTSILHNVFLLYYVDTFVSVYKINKVAFWVGETVFLLWNSLNDPLFGWLSDRKFLSSQPGSGTGLSSRAVVLARVRALGWHGPLLALSFLAFWVHWAPAGLQFLLCLCLYDGFLTLVDLHHHALLADLALSAHDRTHLNFYCSLFSAAGSLSVFASYPFWNKEDFSSFRAFCVALAAGSGLGFLGATRLLRRRVEVARREPGCSALAVDGGQCEEELLVGAEEAGSITLGQYLRQLARHQNFLWFVGMDLVQVFHCHFNSNFFPLFLEHLLSDQISLSTGSFLLGISYVAPHLNNLYFLPLCRRWGVYAVVRGLFLLKLGLSLLMLAAGPDHPGLLCFFIASNRVFTEGTCKLLTLVVTDLVDEDLVLNHRKQAASALLFGMVALVTKPGQTFAPLLGTWLLCFYTGHDLFQQPPMTPVGSAHPWPEPPAPAPARAPALRQGCFYLLVLVPITCALLQLLTWSQFTLHGRRLHMVKAQRQNLAQAQSLDVKTV; this is translated from the exons aTGGGGCTGCCTCATCCCCAGGCCTGGTTGTTGGGCCTCCCCACGGCAGTGGTCTATGGCTCCCTGGCCCTCTTCACCTCCATCCTGCACAATGTGTTCCTGCTCTACTACGTGGACACCTTTGTTTCCGTGTACAAGATCAACAAAGTGGCCTTCTGGGTCGGAGAG ACGGTGTTTCTGCTCTGGAACAGCCTCAACGACCCCCTCTTCGGCTGGCTCAGTGACCGCAAGTTCCTCAGCTCCCAGCCCGG GTCAGGCACTGGGCTCTCCTCGAGGGCCGTGGTGCTGGCCCGGGTTCGGGCGCTGGGCTGGCACGGGCCGCTGCTGGCGCTGTCCTTCCTGGCATTCTGGGTGCACTGGGCCCCAGCCGGCCTGCAGTTCTTGCTGTGCCTGTGCCTCTATGACGGCTTCCTGACGCTCGTGGACCTGCACCATCACGCCTTGCTGGCTGACCTGGCCCTGTCGGCCCACGACCGCACCCACCTCAACTTCTACTGCTCCCTCTTCAGCGCGGctggctccctctctgtcttcgcCTCCTACCCCTTCTGGAACAAGGAGGACTTCTCCTCCTTCCGTGCCTTCTGTGTGGCACTGGCTGCCGGCTCTGGGCTGGGCTTTCTAGGGGCCACACGACTGCTGAGGCGGCGGGTCGAAGTGGCCAGAAGGGAGCCAgggtgctcagccctggctgtggacgGCGG CCAGtgtgaagaggagctgctggtggGCGCTGAAGAAGCGGGCAGCATCACCTTGGGCCAGTACCTCCGGCAGCTGGCACGCCACCAAAACTTCCTGTGGTTCGTGGGCATGGACCTGGTGCAG GTCTTCCACTGCCACTTCAACAGCAACTTCTTCCCCCTCTTCCTGGAGCATCTGTTGTCGGACCAAATCTCCCTCTCCACCGGCTCCTTCCTGTTGG GCATCTCCTATGTCGCTCCCCATCTCAACAACCTCTACTTCCTGCCCCTGTGCCGTCGCTGGGGCGTCTACGCCGTGGTGCGGGGGCTCTTCCTCCTCAAGCTGGGCCTCAGCCTGCTCATGCTGGCGGCGGGCCCGGACCACCCGGGCCTGCTCTGCTTCTTCATCGCCAG CAACCGCGTCTTCACTGAGGGCACCTGCAAGCTGCTGACCCTGGTGGTCACGGACCTGGTAGACGAGGACCTGGTATTGAACCACCGCAAGCAGGCGGCCTCAGCGCTCCTCTTTGGCATGGTCGCCCTGGTGACCAAACCAGGCCAGACTTTCGCTCCACTCCTGGgcacctggctactctgcttctataCAG GTCATGATCTCTTCCAGCAGCCCCCAATGACCCCAGTGGGGAGTGCCCACCCCTggccagagcccccagccccagccccggcgcgGGCCCCAGCGCTCCGCCAGGGCTGCTTCTACCTATTGGTGCTGGTGCCCATCACCTGTGCACTGCTGCAGCTCCTCACCTGGTCTCAGTTCACGCTGCACGGGAGACGCCTGCACATGGTCAAGGCCCAGCGCCAGAACCTGGCTCAGGCTCAAAGCTTGGATGTTAAGACGGTGTGA